From Triticum aestivum cultivar Chinese Spring chromosome 7B, IWGSC CS RefSeq v2.1, whole genome shotgun sequence:
GTATCCTCACTTGCACCGCACGATAGATTCCTAGCGCTAACTCCTCCACTCTGAAACCGTCCACCCATATATCCTCCTAGAACAACGTAGATTCTCCATTCCCCACCGTTGCATGGGTGGCAGCCTGGAAGAGTTGCATACACCTCTTAGGGACTGTAATATCGAACTCAGCCCACGGTCTTGATTGATCCACTCGTTTCAGCCAGGGCCATCTTGCCTGCATGGCCGTATTGAGCCACTTGAGGTTAGGGATGCGAGTCCCCCGACCCACCTTGGCGATCACACTAACTCTGAAGCCACTCTACATTGTCCACCCGACGCCTGCTCCTTGGCACACCACAAGAACCCTCTGCAGATCTTGTTCATGGCCTTGATGACCTGTTGCGGAATGTCTAGTGACATCATCTATCAATAGGGATTGCGCAGAGTACTGATTGGACAAGGGTCATTCTACCACTTTTTGCCATGTTTGCCGCCATCCACCTAGGTAGGCACCGTGCCAGCTGGCTCACCTAGATGCATCATAACACGTTCCAGTAAAATCAATACCTGTCTTGCACTCCTATAAGCTAGTACTCAATTGCAGTCTGGCTTGAAATAAAAATCAAGAGCTGGGTGCCTGCCAAGAATATTATCCTTCCCAACCCCAACGCCACAGTGGCATTATACTAGAGTTTGCTATCACCTTGGTCGTACCAATCTAATCACAAAGCCAGCTCACCCAACAAGAATCCAACCTTGGATAAGGCCAAGGGAGTATAGAAAGATAGTATTTAGGATTTGTAACTTCTAGTACTAATCAACTACTAAAACAACAAATCTATTGCCAAGAAAAACGCATACGCATACACAGGAGAATTCAAGAGATAGAGGCAGACACAGACCTGAGCAAGGCGGAGGAAGGCTTTTGCTGTCAAATCTGGAGTGCCTTCAGCTAATCGTGGAGGGGAACTTGGGCCATGTCGCTTGATTTATCTCTGCAGCCGACAGAGGATACGGAGACTTCGAAGGATTTCGTTGCTGTCAAATCAGGGGGGAAGTGGAGGAGGTCGGAGTGGAGAACGAAGATGTAGGGATTTGTTACAGACGAACTTATCCATCCGGAGAGTTCTGCTAGAATTTCTCGCGCGTTACAGCTTTGCCGTCGAGGGCGAGCCAAATCGGCTCTCCCCATGGAGCAAGGATTATCTGGCCCAGTGAGGCTAGCTGCCCCGAAAAGCTAGGATATATTTACGCTACCAAATGGCAAGCCTAGCCTAGCAAGGCAAAAACGTTTGGAACCAAACACAGCCATAGtcaaatttgatatttttgagaaaCTTTGGAACAATTACAGTAAAAACTACATGTTTCTAGTAGTAATATCTCAAATTTTAAGCTTATTTGAAGATAATAAAGGTTATAATTTgctaaacaaattcaaaatttggttAAAAATtgataattttcaaaaaaaatcaaaaaagacCTAACAAATACTACATGTTTTCAATAGTAATCTAGAAAAGTTCAAGCTTGCCTAGAGAAAAAGGACTGGGAGATAATGACCTCCGTCAGGAAATATTGTCGCTCAaacgtatttcagtgctagatataTCCATCTGACCGACaggtatttccggatggagggagtatttagctAGATAAAATTAAATTTCCGTTCAAAATTTTATGTTTTAAAAAAGCCAGAAAATGAGAGCATATATTGTCAGTAGTATTCTGGCAAAATCTTAGCTTGTTTGGACAAAATGATTAGGAGATAATGCCTTTTTCTCTTCAAAATGATGTTTAGTTTTCTCGTCATTAACTTTGAGCCCTTCAATTTCTTTCTGGATTCGCCACTGAAGCTGTGCATACAATGCATACAGACACACCTGTGCCGGTGCAGTTTCCTTCTCAGTGAGGCTGTATCTCTCTCAGCACAATAATATTGCATGGAGGGGACGAGTGATCGCTACGGTGGCCACAATGGCAGCGAGATCCTGCCGCCCAAGCAAGCTGTGGTGGTCAAGGCGCCGCAGCCGGCGGTGCTGCACAAGGTTATGGCTCAGCCGGCGCAGAGCTCGGCGAGCAAGATGAAAGGGAAGGTGAAGGAGACCTTTTTCCCTGACGACCCATTCCGGAGCTTCAAGGGGCAGCCGCTGCGGAAGAAGTGGCTGATGGCGGTCAAGTACCTGTTCCCCATCGTGGAGTGGCTTCCCGGCTACTCGTTGTCCCTCTTCAGGTccgatctcatcgccggcctcACCATTGCCAGCGTCGCCATTCCTCAGGCATGTGCACGCACTAATGATTCCTAGACAAGATTATTGGTCTGCATAGCGTTTATCATGTGCATGAGATGAAATTGCTGTAGCCTCTAACAGTTTTGAAGCTAACTTGTGCATCCATGATTGATTCTCCACGAACGCCCTGCCTTACCAACTGTGCTGGTCCTACTGTCTTGCATGTTTACTCTTTGCAGGGTATTAGCTACGCGAAGTTGGCAGACCTGCCTCCGATCATAGGCCTATGTACGTATGCATATgctttccctttctttcttttcgtGGTAAAATGTCTCATTTAAATCATAAAGATCATAATACAAGCCACGTAAACACTGACAAAACTGAAAATTGAGCAGAAAGCTAGCATTTGCACAAAGGAATATCAGCCAAGAAGAAAAAATTACAATCAAGACTGAAAATCAACTGAGCTTGACACCACCACCTGTCATCTGCCTGTGGCACCACCAGAAAAGAAAATGATGCATATGTTTTCTCTTTCTACATGCGGTAATTAATAATTGACGTATCCATCATATATGTGTGCAGTTTCGAGCTTCGTGCCGCCGCTCGTGTACACGATGCTGGGGAGTTCCCGTGACCTGGCGGTTGGCCCGACGTCGATCACGTCGCTCATCATGGGGGCCATGCTGCAAAAGggggtgccggtgagcccctccgaGGAGCCGACGCTATTCCTGCAGCTCGCCTTAACCTCCACCTTGTTCGCCGGCCTCTTGCAAGCCTCCCTCGGCATCCTCAGGTACTTGCAACAAACTGATGCATCCAACAACCAACCTGTTTAAATGAAAGATCGatgcatggacacatgcatacaccGGCACAATAATAATGCATGTGTTGTTTTTGTTGTTCTTCAATGCTGCAGGTTGGGTTTCATCATCGACTTCTTGTCGAAGGCGACGCTGCTGGGGTTCATGGCGGGTGCGGCGATCATCGTGTCGCTGCAGCAGCTCAAGGAGCTGCTGGGTATCATCCACTTCACTGACAAGATGGACATTGTCCCCGTCATGGCCTCCGTCTTCCAGCACACCGACGAGGTCACCCATCCATCCATCTAGCTCTGAACCCCTGCtccatgcatatatacacacacatatatgCACGGTGCGTGCATATGCATGCTTAGCTAATGGTTGATTTCATGCAGTGGTCGTGGCAGACGATGCTGATGGGGGCGTGCTTCCTCGTGCTCCTGCTGTCAGCCAGACATGTGGTACGTACGTGCGGCCGTGCGCTTCCTTTCTTCAATTTTGCACATGCTGCACCGTTGACTGGCGTCGATCGTCGACTGTCTTGCACGCAAATGCTGTTTCTCTCGAGCACTCCCCTTTTGCTGAACTATCACAGAACATTTCATTTTCTAGAACCTAAAATTAGAACTTTTTTTTTGCACCTGTTGATTGTACCTAACTCCTGCAGCAGTACTTATTCATCTGGCTCTACATGTGAATATACAGAGCATGAGATGGCCAGAGTTCTTCTGGATTTCGGCATGTGCTCCCTTGGTATCTATCATCATATCCACGGTGCTCATTTTCCTCTTCAAAGGAGAGAACCACAACATAAGCATAGTAAGAAACAATAAAACGGAATAATTGTTCATATATTACAACTGTGGTATGCAACATGATGGAAAACAGGAAGTGTATGCATCTTTTCCCCGCAGATTGGGCCGCTCAAATGTGGCCTGAATCACCCCTCATGGGACAAACTACTCTTTGATCCAAAATATCTAGGACTCACCATGAAGACTGGCCTCGTCATCGGTATCATCTCCCTTACAGTACGCTAATCATCCTATGCATAACCTCACATTGCATTAGAAATTAGAAAAGTAGTTGAACTTTATTTTTCATAACTGTTGCTACTAACAAGCTGACATGTGCTCTAAATTTTACTCTGTCAGGAAGGAGTAGCTGTTGGCAGGACATTTGCTTCAATCAAGGACTACAAGGTGGATGGTAACAAAGAGATGATGGCCATTGGGTTGATGAACATTGTGGGCTCATGTACATCATGCTATGTTACAACAGGTAACATACATTTTCGGACTCCAATATGTTCTTGCATTCCTGACAAGGCTCCCAGACTCCGCATCctatgatgcacacaaccataggAAGAAAGACTGATTGCTCTCTCTATTCCAATCAGGAGGATTTTCTCGTTCTGCTGTGAATCATAATGCCGGCTGCAAGACCGCCATGTCCAATGTGATCATGGCGCTGACAGTCATGGTCACACTGTTGTTTCTCATGCCATTGTTTGTCTACACCCCGAATGTTGTCCTTGGAGCCATCATAATTGTTGCTGTCATTGGCCTGCTCGATTTTTCTGCTGCATACCACATCTGGAAGATGGATAAGATAGATTTCCTCGTGTGTTTCTGCGCATTTGCTGGTGTCATCTTCCTCTCAGTCCAACAAGGCCTCGCGATAGCGGTAACCAACAGAAATATTACTGAGATGTAGTATTACTTATTTTTCTGTAGAGGAAGTTGATAGTTGAATTTTTTTTTGTTACTGAAATTGCCAAATTTGTAGGTTGGTATATCTGTATTTAGGGTACTGATGCAAGTCACAAGGCCAAGGATGATAATTCAAGGGAACATAAAGGGAACGGATATTTACCGAAACATCCATCAGTATGAGGAGGCTCAGAGAGTTCCTGGGTTCTTGATACTAACAGTTGAGGCTCCTATAAACTTCGCAAACAGCAACTATCTGAATGAAAGGTAAAAGAAACATCAAATTCTAGAAAGGGATGTTGAAGTTAGGTTGTTGAACAAGTTACAATGTAATATTTCATTTGTAGGACTAAAAGATGGATAGAGGATGAAAGTTTTTCAGCGAATAAACAAACCGAACTCCGTTTCGTAATCTTTGATCTATCAGGTTTGTAACCCCCAACAACAAAAAATTGTTCACTTCTCAGTTTAGCATCAGACCTCACTACTAACTGGTGAatgttactccctccattctacAATATAAAATGCATTAGTTTTGTGCAAATCAAATAGTTGTATGTTTGGCCAAGACTAGAGGGTAAAATATCAACATATgcaatacctaatagataaaatatgaaaatacttttcatgatggatcaaatgatataaatttggtattgtagatattgatatatttttgtagaaacttggtcaagcatgcacatgtttgacttttgaaaaaaattaatactccttatattttggaatggagggagtatgtttttgGGAACAAACGATTCCCTTCTTTCCATATGCACATGCATGCATCCATTAGAGGACAAATTTGATGTCATCATAAATCTCCTCGTTTCAAAATTTTTAAATGTGTAGCTAGCTGAAATTGTTGGTGGATTCAAAATCTGTTTTATCCATTCAATCCGTTGCAATGAAATTTGGAAACTAGATCTCATGTAGGTACGTTTCGACGACTTTTTTCCTCAAAAGTCACCATGTTGTTTACCGAGAAATTTCTGGATCATAAAAATGATTCACCTAGCGTTCTCCCcacatgcacatgcatgcatgcaccaggggagaAAAAAATGATGTCATCATGGATTCTTCcaatttaaaaaattcaaaatgATATGTAGCTACCTCAAGCAGTTATTCCAATTCGAAATTAGTTTTCACCATTAATTAAATTTGTTGCGGCGAGATCTTCGAAATTAGATCTCATGTGGGTATGTTTTGATAACTATACACATGTTGCCATATTGTTTACTCCGAAGTTACCTGCATGAAAACGTAAACTTTTTTTGCCACATTTCAATGTTTTTGTTAGCTGAAAGTTATCACCCTGTAGTACAAGAGTTACCCATAACGTTCATGTGTTATTACCTGCGAAGATTATGTGGGTTGTCGAATTAATTGTGACTGTTATTGAATCCAAGAACTAAACCTTTGTCGCAAATAGCAATGTAGCAGGGGAACCTACGCTGGTGAACGTGACCTAACACACTAGAGAAAATGTAGCAGGGGAACCTAGTAACTACACTTGTCTCGTGTTGGTAAGTATAGCATGGATAGGCTATTAGCTACATAACCATTATGCTTGAAATTGTGGCATGGGCAGCCTCGTAAGTCTAGCATGAGCAGACCGATAACATTGACATGAGAAGGCTAGTAACTATAGTACAAGCAGGGTGGTAACTATAGCATAAGAAATTCCGACAACTTCAGCATGAGTAGTTATGAACCGGTGTAAATTTTTTAGAAAAGACCTTGTGAGCCGGTGGAGGATGTGAAGAAAAATGGTGGAACCATGTAAACTAGTAGCAAAATGTGCGGGAGTAATGGTAGAATCATCAGTTTGGTTTCTATATTTTTGGAGTTCAAGCTTGTAATACCAAGGTACAAGTAGCACGTAGGGCATGTTCTGAAACTTCCCAGCTTCTCCAAAATTTTCTAGATTCAGCTTCTTGATTCCGGTGGCGACTGGAAAAGGATCCGGCTTCTTCGTAGCTTCTCCCAGTGCCATGTTGAGCTGGCAGCCCAGCTGTGGGACTGCAGGCCCGTCCGTTGCCACCTTGGGCTGGCTAAAAGCTTCCCATTTTAGACCGAACGAGGAGGAGCGGGTTTGTGCGGTACCTGTACTAGCGAGGAGTTGAGGGATCGAATCATTTTCTTTGGCGGTGACATTACAGCCTTAAATAAGTCCAACTCCAGATTCCTGTAAACATGAAGTTGGGTTTCCCTCGCTTAAAAAGATTGCACTACAGCCCAAAATTGCTTCGGGCATTTTAGCTTCCTGGAGCTGACATGTCCGGGCTAGTGCCTCACTGAGAATTTGTGATGTTTGGAGTTGGAGGAAATCAGAACAGGCTTGTAGTGTTTTATGCGACTCAAAAGAGAAACTTGTGTTCTATGTAATTAGAACAGCGTGCTACTCAACTGGCTGGTGTGTTGGAATTAGCACGGAGTGCTTGGGTTTGATTCCCATCCACCGCGTAATTTTTTGGCTTTATAAGATGGACTTGGGGGACAACGTACCGAAGTTAGCGATCGTGAGCGTGCAAAAAAATCAACAGAGGAAACAAGCCTGAGCTAGAGATCGATGTGAGAACCTAGCTAGCCCAGATGTGGAGATGTGGCTGGTGAAGCATGTAGAAAATAGAGGGAACACACCTGCACGTCGGGATACAATCTATAGAAATATAGGCTTCCTCGAGACCAAGCACATCGGACGACCAACTATTTGTTCGGTTTTATCACTGTTTATGGACCGTTCGCCAAATACTTTTGCCGTATTACTTAACTCATACTAGTAAACCATATGTATGTACTTGAGTGTTGGATGCATGTCAGATTTAGTATTTTCAGTAGCGTTTTCACCGACACATCTTGTTTTTCTCTTCAGCTGTCCCTGCAATTGATACAAGTGGGATAGCGTTCCTCATTGACCTAAAGAAACCAACAGAGAGACTTGGCCTAGAGGTAAATATATATATACTGAATTTTATGTTCGTAAGCTGCCAATTTTAGTTACATGGCAATTTAA
This genomic window contains:
- the LOC123159732 gene encoding probable sulfate transporter 3.3 isoform X2 — encoded protein: MAERRSPAVRWWGAISWCSVSSFVPPLVYTMLGSSRDLAVGPTSITSLIMGAMLQKGVPVSPSEEPTLFLQLALTSTLFAGLLQASLGILRLGFIIDFLSKATLLGFMAGAAIIVSLQQLKELLGIIHFTDKMDIVPVMASVFQHTDEWSWQTMLMGACFLVLLLSARHVSMRWPEFFWISACAPLVSIIISTVLIFLFKGENHNISIIGPLKCGLNHPSWDKLLFDPKYLGLTMKTGLVIGIISLTEGVAVGRTFASIKDYKVDGNKEMMAIGLMNIVGSCTSCYVTTGGFSRSAVNHNAGCKTAMSNVIMALTVMVTLLFLMPLFVYTPNVVLGAIIIVAVIGLLDFSAAYHIWKMDKIDFLVCFCAFAGVIFLSVQQGLAIAVGISVFRVLMQVTRPRMIIQGNIKGTDIYRNIHQYEEAQRVPGFLILTVEAPINFANSNYLNERTKRWIEDESFSANKQTELRFVIFDLSAVPAIDTSGIAFLIDLKKPTERLGLELVLVNPTGEVMEKIQRANDTHNHFRADCLYLTIGEAIASLSGEASMATP
- the LOC123159732 gene encoding probable sulfate transporter 3.3 isoform X1, translated to MEGTSDRYGGHNGSEILPPKQAVVVKAPQPAVLHKVMAQPAQSSASKMKGKVKETFFPDDPFRSFKGQPLRKKWLMAVKYLFPIVEWLPGYSLSLFRSDLIAGLTIASVAIPQGISYAKLADLPPIIGLFSSFVPPLVYTMLGSSRDLAVGPTSITSLIMGAMLQKGVPVSPSEEPTLFLQLALTSTLFAGLLQASLGILRLGFIIDFLSKATLLGFMAGAAIIVSLQQLKELLGIIHFTDKMDIVPVMASVFQHTDEWSWQTMLMGACFLVLLLSARHVSMRWPEFFWISACAPLVSIIISTVLIFLFKGENHNISIIGPLKCGLNHPSWDKLLFDPKYLGLTMKTGLVIGIISLTEGVAVGRTFASIKDYKVDGNKEMMAIGLMNIVGSCTSCYVTTGGFSRSAVNHNAGCKTAMSNVIMALTVMVTLLFLMPLFVYTPNVVLGAIIIVAVIGLLDFSAAYHIWKMDKIDFLVCFCAFAGVIFLSVQQGLAIAVGISVFRVLMQVTRPRMIIQGNIKGTDIYRNIHQYEEAQRVPGFLILTVEAPINFANSNYLNERTKRWIEDESFSANKQTELRFVIFDLSAVPAIDTSGIAFLIDLKKPTERLGLELVLVNPTGEVMEKIQRANDTHNHFRADCLYLTIGEAIASLSGEASMATP